From a single Betaproteobacteria bacterium genomic region:
- a CDS encoding threonylcarbamoyl-AMP synthase, producing MTAAQSKEILKQAVDALLRGELVALPTETVYGLGADAADELAVARIFEAKGRPAAHPLIVHVARNTPLDKWAIDIPPIAHKLIDAFWPGPLTLILKKSARIPLSVTGGQDTVGIRCPAHPLAQKLLTAFAKAGSGIIAAPSANRFGHVSPTTAQHVRDEFGDKFLVLDGGPCEVGIESTILDLSRMKTLKRPVVLRPGAITPEMIRAVIGEMPLQPDEVPAPKTSTIKPGTPRVSGSLAAHYAPMTPLKLLDAAALQTEMDAQLNVGKRVAVLGFSAKPRVKPSPVGVGVRNARQLVWISADADPASYAQGLYANLRTLDAAQTSVILVEAPPITPAWDAINDRLRRAAVGSGRKLPATKSG from the coding sequence AATTGGTCGCGCTGCCAACGGAGACCGTCTATGGTCTCGGCGCGGACGCCGCGGATGAACTGGCCGTTGCGCGCATTTTCGAGGCCAAGGGCCGCCCCGCCGCGCACCCCTTGATCGTGCACGTGGCCAGGAACACGCCGCTGGACAAGTGGGCGATTGATATCCCGCCAATCGCGCACAAATTGATCGACGCGTTCTGGCCGGGCCCGCTCACGCTGATCCTGAAGAAATCGGCGCGAATTCCGCTTAGTGTCACCGGCGGGCAGGATACCGTCGGCATCCGATGCCCCGCGCATCCGCTTGCCCAGAAATTGTTGACCGCATTCGCCAAAGCCGGCAGTGGAATCATTGCTGCGCCGTCCGCGAATAGATTTGGCCACGTCTCACCAACGACCGCGCAGCACGTGCGCGACGAGTTCGGCGACAAGTTCCTGGTACTCGATGGCGGCCCGTGTGAAGTCGGCATCGAATCCACCATACTCGATCTGTCGCGCATGAAGACATTGAAGCGGCCAGTCGTGTTGCGCCCCGGCGCGATCACGCCGGAAATGATTCGCGCGGTGATCGGCGAAATGCCTTTGCAACCGGACGAAGTGCCCGCGCCCAAGACATCAACCATCAAGCCGGGTACACCACGTGTCTCGGGGTCCCTCGCCGCGCACTACGCACCGATGACGCCGCTGAAACTCTTGGACGCGGCCGCGCTGCAAACGGAAATGGACGCGCAACTGAACGTCGGCAAACGCGTGGCGGTACTGGGATTTTCCGCCAAGCCGCGGGTCAAGCCATCGCCCGTCGGCGTGGGGGTGCGCAATGCCCGGCAGCTGGTGTGGATCTCCGCCGACGCCGATCCCGCCAGTTATGCGCAAGGTCTCTATGCCAATCTGCGCACGCTCGATGCGGCGCAAACGAGTGTTATTCTGGTTGAGGCGCCACCGATAACGCCTGCGTGGGACGCAATCAACGACCGCCTGCGCCGCGCGGCAGTGGGCTCTGGCAGGAAATTGCCCGCGACAAAGTCAGGCTAG